A region of Corvus cornix cornix isolate S_Up_H32 chromosome 3, ASM73873v5, whole genome shotgun sequence DNA encodes the following proteins:
- the FAM110C gene encoding protein FAM110C gives MPAELSRAVGMHAISDLHSSLPLRLLNKGPEYLRKQLEAGKPGRKSAVERLAADKAKYVKSQQVISTRQDPVIALSSASESSSETCSVESKAASRDLGRGTGAKPLELGKAVNCRAPLQHGAPIARRSTKRQMRPDSLVIYRQKCELGRGQSQDSSRGNLVRRIFHGSIKEKQLASPELPRVMEDIAASESSEPLSAKDGDHEPSHPGAVQTVPVSNEGAGISTKEHERPSKLSTPPAEVKEVKRRGLHRSQSDISSRYSKSFAEFETFFKYCGLEQEVIEDLGRENFSVVSDNVSFKIRSISVATSESEFTRHSGDEGLLEDELTEQVPSSTSVIERNARIIKWLYTCKKAKETNKVIQELA, from the coding sequence ATGCCAGCTGAACTCTCCCGGGCCGTGGGAATGCACGCCATCTCCGACCTccactcctccctccccctgcgGCTCCTCAACAAGGGGCCCGAGTACCTCCGCAAGCAGCTGGAGGCCGGCAAGCCGGGCAGGAAAAGTGCCGTGGAGAGACTGGCCGCCGATAAGGCCAAGTACGTAAAGAGCCAGCAGGTCATCAGCACCAGGCAGGATCCCGTCATCGCGCTCAGCTCAGCCTCGGAGAGCAGCAGCGAGACCTGTTCCGTGGAGAGCAAAGCAGCGAGCAGGGACCTGGGCAGAGGGACGGGCGCGAagcccctggagctgggcaagGCGGTGAACTGCCGAGCCCCCCTGCAGCACGGTGCCCCCATCGCCAGGCGCAGCACCAAGAGGCAGATGCGGCCGGATTCCCTAGTGATCTACCGTCAGAAATGTGAGCTTGGGAGAGGTCAAAGCCAGGACAGCTCACGGGGGAACTTGGTGAGGAGGATATTCCACGGGTCCATAAAGGAGAAGCAGTTGGCGTCCCCTGAGTTGCCCAGAGTCATGGAGGACATCGCAGCCAGCGAGAGCAGCGAGCCTCTCTCAGCAAAGGATGGTGACCATGAGCCAAGCCACCCTGGAGCGGTGCAGACTGTCCCTGTGAGCAATGAAGGGGCAGGGATATCTACAAAGGAGCATGAGAGACCCTCAAAACTGAGTACACCTCCTGCAGAGGTCAAGGAGGTAAAGAGGAGAGGTCTCCATCGCTCCCAGTCGGACATCAGCTCTCGCTACTCCAAGTCTTTTGCTGagtttgaaacatttttcaagtactgtggcctggagcaggaggtCATTGAGGATCTTGGGAGAGAGAACTTCTCCGTGGTGTCTGACAATGTCTCCTTCAAGATCCGCAGCATCAGCGTGGCAACATCCGAGAGTGAGTTCACGAGGCACAGCGGGGatgaggggctgctggaggacGAGCTCACAGAGCAGgtccccagcagcacctccgTGATTGAGCGCAACGCTCGGATAATCAAATGGTTGTACACGTGTAAGAAAGCCAAGGAGACTAACAAGGTGATCCAGGAACTGGCATGA